In Zalophus californianus isolate mZalCal1 chromosome 17, mZalCal1.pri.v2, whole genome shotgun sequence, one DNA window encodes the following:
- the LOC113935471 gene encoding tubulin beta-3 chain encodes MSMQGPQRRLQGSFNCTPPATPHLRLAANQTGPRCLEVSVPDGLFLSLGLVSVVENVLVVAAIAKNRNLHSPMYYFICCLAVSDLLVSVSNVLETAVMLLLEAGALATQAAAVQQLDDVTDVLICGTMVSSLCFLGAIAVDRYISIFYALRYHSIVTLPRACWAISAIWVVSVLSSTLVIAYYDHAAVLLCLVGFFVAMLVLMAVLYVHMLARACQHARGIARLQKRQRPAHQGFGLKGAATLTILLGIFFLCWGPFFLHLSLMVFCPQHPICGCVFKNFNLFLTLIICNSIVDPLIYAFRSQELRKTLQEVVLCSCQSPPMLAASAQTADLKARSWFPAGLAFAGGTGRPWWRREEAAGGGGASRGGAGMRERAAGAADPPQPAPACTRVSRSRPPHAPSMREIVHIQAGQCGNQIGAKFWEVISDEHGIDPSGNYVGDSDLQLERISVYYNEASSHKYVPRAILVDLEPGTMDSVRSGAFGHLFRPDNFIFGQSGAGNNWAKGHYTEGAELVDSVLDVVRKECENCDCLQGFQLTHSLGGGTGSGMGTLLISKVREEYPDRIMNTFSVVPSPKVSDTVVEPYNATLSIHQLVENTDETYCIDNEALYDICFRTLKLATPTYGDLNHLVSATMSGVTTSLRFPGQLNADLRKLAVNMVPFPRLHFFMPGFAPLTARGSQQYRALTVPELTQQMFDAKNMMAACDPRHGRYLTVATVFRGRMSMKEVDEQMLAIQSKNSSYFVEWIPNNVKVAVCDIPPRGLKMSSTFIGNSTAIQELFKRISEQFTAMFRRKAFLHWYTGEGMDEMEFTEAESNMNDLVSEYQQYQDATAEEEGEMYEDDEEESEAQGPK; translated from the exons ATGTCTATGCAGGGTCCCCAGAGGAGGCTGCAGGGCTCCTTCAACTGCACCCCCCCAGCCACCCCTCACCTCAGGCTGGCTGCCAACCAGACGGGGCCCCGGTGCCTGGAGGTGTCCGTTCCTGACGGGCTCTTCCTCAGCCTGGGGCTGGTGAGCGTGGTGGAGAACGTGCTGGTGGTGGCCGCCATCGCCAAGAACCGCAACCTGCACTCGCCCATGTATTACTTCATCTGCTGCCTGGCTGTGTCCGACCTGCTGGTGAGCGTGAGCAATGTGCTGGAGACGGCGGTCATGCTGCTGCTGGAGGCCGGCGCCCTGGCCACCCAGGCGGCTGCAGTGCAGCAGCTGGACGATGTCACTGACGTGCTCATCTGCGGCACGATGGTGTCCAGTCTCTGCTTCCTGGGCGCCATCGCCGTGGACCGCTATATCTCCATCTTCTACGCGCTGCGGTACCACAGCATCGTCACGCTGCCCCGTGCGTGCTGGGCCATCTCCGCCATCTGGGTGGTGAGCGTCCTCTCCAGCACGCTCGTCATTGCCTACTACGACCACGCGGCCGTGCTGCTTTGTCTTGTCGGCTTCTTTGTAGCCATGCTGGTGCTCATGGCGGTGCTGTACGTGCACATGCTCGCCCGGGCCTGCCAGCACGCCCGAGGTATCGCCCGGCTCCAGAAGAGGCAGCGCCCCGCCCACCAGGGCTTTGGCCTCAAGGGTGCCGCCACGCTCACCATCCTGCTGggcattttcttcctctgctggGGCCCCTTCTTCCTGCACCTTTCACTCATGGTCTTCTGCCCTCAACACCCCATCTGTGGCTGCGTCTTCAAGAACTTCAACCTCTTCCTCACCCTCATCATCTGCAACTCCATCGTTGACCCCCTCATCTACGCCTTCCGCAGCCAGGAGCTCCGAAAGACCCTCCAAGAGGTAGTGCTCTGCTCCTG CCAGTCCCCACCCATGCTGGCAGCTTCAGCCCAGACTGCTGACCTCAAGGCCAGGAGCTGGTTCCCGGCAGGGCTAGCCTTTGCGGGGGGGACAGGACG ACCCTGGTGGCGGCGGGAGGAGGCGGCGGGCGGAGGCGGCGCGTCGCGCGGCGGAGCGGGGATGCGCG agcgggcggcgggggcggccgACCCTCCGCAGCCAGCCCCGGCCTGTACGCGCGTGTCCCGCAGTCGCCCGCCGCACGCACCGAGCATGAGGGAGATCGTGCACATTCAGGCCGGCCAGTGCGGCAACCAGATCGGGGCCAAG TTCTGGGAGGTCATCAGTGACGAGCACGGTATAGACCCCAGTGGCAACTATGTGGGGGACTCAGACCTGCAGCTGGAGCGCATCAGCGTCTACTACAACGAGGCCTCTT CTCATAAGTATGTGCCTCGGGCCATTCTGGTGGACCTTGAGCCCGGAACCATGGACAGCGTCCGGTCTGGGGCCTTTGGGCACCTTTTCAGGCCTGACAACTTCATCTTCG GTCAGAGCGGGGCCGGCAACAACTGGGCCAAGGGTCACTACACGGAGGGTGCTGAGCTGGTGGACTCCGTCCTGGACGTGGTGCGGAAGGAGTGTGAGAATTGCGACTGCCTGCAGGGCTTCCAGCTGACCCACTCTCTCGGTGGGGGCACGGGCTCGGGCATGGGCACGCTGCTCATCAGCAAGGTGCGTGAGGAGTACCCTGACCGCATCATGAACACCTTCAGCGTGGTGCCCTCACCCAAGGTGTCGGACACGGTGGTGGAGCCCTACAACGCCACGCTGTCCATCCACCAGCTGGTGGAGAACACGGACGAGACCTACTGCATCGACAACGAGGCCCTGTACGACATCTGCTTCCGCACCCTCAAGCTGGCCACGCCCACCTACGGAGACCTCAACCATCTGGTGTCGGCCACCATGAGCGGCGTCACCACTTCCCTCCGCTTCCCCGGCCAGCTCAATGCTGACCTGCGAAAGCTGGCCGTGAACATGGTGCCCTTCCCGCGCCTGCACTTCTTCATGCCCGGCTTCGCGCCGCTCACCGCCAGGGGCAGCCAGCAGTACCGCGCGCTCACGGTGCCCGAGCTCACCCAGCAGATGTTCGACGCCAAGAACATGATGGCCGCCTGCGACCCGCGCCATGGCCGCTACCTGACGGTGGCCACCGTCTTCCGCGGGCGCATGTCCATGAAGGAGGTGGACGAGCAGATGCTGGCCATCCAGAGCAAGAACAGCAGCTACTTCGTGGAGTGGATCCCCAACAACGTGAAGGTGGCCGTGTGCGACATCCCACCCCGGGGGCTCAAGATGTCCTCCACCTTCATCGGCAACAGCACGGCCATCCAGGAGCTGTTCAAGCGCATCTCCGAGCAGTTCACCGCCATGTTCCGGCGCAAGGCCTTCCTGCACTGGTACACGGGCGAGGGCATGGACGAGATGGAGTTCACCGAGGCCGAGAGCAACATGAATGACCTGGTGTCCGAGTACCAGCAGTACCAGGACGCCACGGCCGAGGAGGAGGGCGAGATGTACGAAGACGATGAGGAGGAGTCCGAGGCTCAGGGCCCCAAATGA